From a single Nitrospiraceae bacterium genomic region:
- a CDS encoding DUF1844 domain-containing protein yields MATEKDEGFVIRDRRGASGTGRPSAASSGVSPAQDHGSSSSTSPSSSSESSGVPVTFSSFVISLGSSSLMLMGEQLDPQQSPLPVNLPQAKEIIDLLSVLEEKTKGNLTSEEQAVLRDMLYALRMKYVSLTSKS; encoded by the coding sequence GTGGCAACTGAAAAAGACGAAGGATTTGTCATTCGGGATCGACGGGGAGCCAGTGGGACTGGTCGTCCCTCGGCCGCCTCGTCCGGAGTGTCACCTGCCCAGGATCATGGCTCATCCTCATCAACTTCTCCATCGAGTTCTTCAGAGAGTTCCGGTGTTCCGGTCACCTTTTCGTCCTTTGTGATTTCCCTCGGCAGCTCGTCGTTGATGTTAATGGGAGAACAATTAGATCCGCAGCAATCTCCCCTGCCAGTCAATTTGCCGCAAGCGAAAGAAATCATCGACTTGCTCTCCGTCTTGGAAGAGAAGACAAAGGGCAATCTGACATCGGAAGAACAAGCAGTACTGCGTGACATGCTCTACGCACTTCGGATGAAGTACGTCAGTTTGACCTCAAAGTCGTAA
- the hemE gene encoding uroporphyrinogen decarboxylase — MNDRFLRACRREPVDCTPVWFMRQAGRYMAEYRSLRAKHSILELCKTPELAAQVTLQPIDRFPLDAAIIFADILLPLEAMGLSLEFADGEGPVIHNPITDRGSVERLKVIDGDELAYVAEAVSLTRQALNGRVPLIGFGGAPFTLASYAIEGGGSRNYVLTKQLMYREPDVWHKLMDKLARVVTGYLRRQIRAGAQAIQLFDSWVGCLAPGDYEEYVLPHVHVIFEGLKREGVPLIYFGTGTSAILRQMRRAGGDVIGVDWRIHLDEAWATVGHDVAVQGNLDPLVMFAPLHEIERRVEDILRRAAGRPGHIFNLGHGILPNTPVEHVAAAVDMVHKLSAR; from the coding sequence ATGAATGACCGCTTTTTAAGAGCCTGCCGTCGCGAGCCGGTGGACTGTACCCCTGTGTGGTTCATGCGCCAGGCCGGCCGCTACATGGCCGAGTATCGCTCGCTTCGAGCCAAACACTCGATTCTCGAGCTGTGCAAGACGCCGGAACTGGCGGCGCAAGTCACGCTTCAACCGATCGATCGATTCCCTCTTGATGCAGCCATCATCTTTGCGGACATTCTGCTTCCGCTCGAAGCGATGGGGCTGAGTCTCGAATTTGCCGACGGCGAAGGCCCCGTTATTCATAATCCGATCACCGATCGCGGATCCGTTGAGAGGCTCAAGGTGATTGATGGCGACGAACTGGCATACGTTGCAGAGGCGGTGAGTCTGACCCGCCAAGCCTTGAACGGGCGAGTGCCGCTGATCGGGTTCGGGGGGGCTCCGTTCACGTTAGCCAGTTATGCGATCGAAGGGGGTGGGTCACGGAACTATGTGCTCACGAAGCAGCTGATGTATCGAGAGCCGGATGTTTGGCACAAGCTCATGGACAAGTTGGCTCGTGTCGTGACGGGCTATTTGCGCCGACAGATCAGAGCTGGGGCCCAGGCAATCCAACTCTTCGACAGCTGGGTCGGCTGTCTCGCGCCCGGTGATTATGAAGAGTATGTCCTTCCTCACGTGCACGTCATTTTTGAAGGGTTGAAACGGGAAGGTGTCCCGTTGATCTATTTCGGCACGGGGACGTCGGCCATCCTCCGACAAATGCGCCGGGCTGGCGGTGATGTAATTGGGGTCGACTGGCGGATTCATCTCGATGAAGCTTGGGCTACGGTCGGGCATGACGTGGCTGTGCAAGGGAATCTCGACCCGTTGGTTATGTTTGCACCGTTGCATGAAATCGAACGCCGAGTGGAGGACATCCTGCGTCGGGCTGCAGGACGGCCCGGCCATATCTTTAATCTGGGGCACGGGATTCTGCCGAACACGCCGGTCGAGCATGTGGCTGCTGCGGTCGACATGGTGCATAAGCTCAGTGCGAGATAG
- the hemG gene encoding protoporphyrinogen oxidase: MSTPRTVAIIGGGISGLATAFALQEQAAAAGLLLRCTVLEAGGTWGGKIVTHRVGDLVAEAGPDSFLSQKPAGLELCGKLGLTEQLINTNETGKKAFVYSRGRLRELPEGLVVMTPSQMRPFVRSGLLSWAGLARMSLDVLLPAKRPREGEDESLASFFRRRFGREAFERLIEPLMAGIYAGDAREMSVAATFPRFPELELQYGSVIRGMMAAQRARWEKGSPGNKRTMFVSLKNGLTDLVTSLVERLVQQGVVLRTGTSVEALRVRSHQLNRWMYDLILKDGSSLSTESLVLATPAYVSADLIRPLTPMAGGLLDLIPYASTATISMAFPRLSVAGIIDGFGFVVPRVEGRDLLAATWTSLKWPHRAPPEQVLIRCYVGGVGREALLELEDHTLIARVRSELAALCGLTAEPHFVEVNRWMKAMPQYTIGHLDRLKQIEAALSRYGGLALTGAAYRGVGIPDCIRDGTLAAHRVMRYLSGDPEPRVA, encoded by the coding sequence GTGAGCACTCCTCGGACAGTGGCGATTATCGGTGGTGGAATTTCAGGCCTTGCCACGGCCTTTGCCCTCCAAGAACAAGCTGCAGCTGCCGGCCTGCTCCTCCGTTGTACGGTGCTTGAGGCGGGGGGCACCTGGGGGGGAAAGATTGTGACGCACCGTGTCGGCGATCTGGTCGCTGAAGCCGGGCCTGACTCGTTTCTCTCCCAGAAACCTGCCGGACTTGAGCTCTGCGGCAAGCTGGGGCTGACCGAACAGCTTATCAACACGAATGAGACGGGGAAAAAGGCGTTCGTCTATTCACGTGGACGGCTGCGCGAGTTGCCGGAAGGGCTGGTGGTGATGACGCCCAGCCAGATGAGGCCGTTTGTTCGGAGCGGGCTGCTCAGTTGGGCTGGATTGGCGCGTATGAGCCTGGATGTGCTGCTGCCCGCCAAACGGCCACGAGAAGGAGAAGACGAATCGCTGGCGTCATTCTTCCGGAGGCGGTTTGGTCGGGAGGCTTTCGAGCGGCTGATCGAACCGTTGATGGCCGGAATTTATGCGGGCGATGCGCGAGAGATGAGTGTGGCCGCCACGTTTCCTCGGTTTCCTGAATTGGAACTACAGTACGGCAGCGTGATTCGGGGCATGATGGCAGCGCAGCGGGCTCGATGGGAAAAGGGGTCGCCCGGAAACAAGCGTACGATGTTTGTCAGCCTTAAGAACGGGCTCACGGATCTCGTAACATCGCTAGTCGAGCGTCTGGTACAGCAGGGTGTCGTACTTCGAACCGGCACATCGGTCGAAGCCCTCCGAGTCCGGTCTCATCAGCTGAACCGTTGGATGTATGATCTGATTCTGAAGGATGGGTCGTCCCTCTCAACCGAAAGTCTTGTCCTCGCGACGCCGGCTTATGTATCGGCCGACCTCATTCGGCCGCTTACGCCGATGGCAGGAGGGTTGCTGGATCTCATTCCCTACGCCTCCACGGCGACAATCAGCATGGCGTTTCCTCGATTGTCTGTGGCAGGAATAATCGATGGGTTTGGGTTTGTCGTGCCACGGGTTGAAGGGCGCGATCTACTTGCGGCCACCTGGACGTCATTGAAATGGCCTCACCGTGCACCTCCCGAACAGGTATTGATCCGATGCTATGTCGGAGGAGTCGGCCGTGAAGCGCTTCTTGAATTAGAAGACCATACCCTCATCGCCCGGGTTCGGTCTGAGCTAGCTGCTCTCTGTGGTCTGACGGCAGAGCCACATTTCGTGGAAGTGAATCGCTGGATGAAAGCAATGCCCCAATATACCATCGGCCATCTCGATCGCCTCAAGCAGATCGAGGCAGCTCTAAGTCGATACGGCGGGCTGGCTCTTACGGGTGCGGCCTATCGAGGGGTAGGTATCCCGGACTGTATCCGAGATGGAACCCTTGCCGCCCATCGTGTTATGCGTTATTTGTCTGGGGATCCAGAGCCTCGAGTCGCGTAA
- a CDS encoding zinc ribbon domain-containing protein: MPIYEYRCGQCEKQFDATQSVHARQEDTVCPFCQAQQATRLLSAFASKVVGTHKPGFSEMKAYDMLNERKAKFSKLPPVFGKRTPPPPMDAVASGSPPINKIDPSKS; this comes from the coding sequence ATGCCAATCTACGAGTACCGTTGCGGGCAATGCGAGAAACAGTTCGATGCTACTCAATCGGTCCATGCCCGGCAAGAAGACACCGTCTGCCCATTTTGTCAGGCTCAACAGGCAACGAGATTGCTCTCCGCGTTCGCCTCCAAGGTGGTGGGCACTCATAAGCCGGGGTTTTCAGAAATGAAAGCGTACGATATGCTCAACGAGCGTAAGGCGAAGTTTTCTAAGCTCCCGCCGGTGTTTGGAAAGCGCACGCCCCCTCCCCCGATGGACGCCGTGGCCTCAGGCTCCCCTCCAATCAACAAGATAGATCCGTCAAAATCCTGA
- the hemH gene encoding ferrochelatase, producing the protein MPGSRRPIAILLMAMGGPDSLENVEPFLRDVRGGRPTPPELVGEIRERYRVTGGRSPAFGITKEVARKLEERLNERGGERYRVYVGLRHWHPFIHETYAELLGDDPEQVIGLCMAPQQSSLSTGAYRKKVDEARASLQSTCPVSYVASWHQHPKLIAAIVEHIREGLLKFPADVRMNVPVLFTAHSLPERIVAMKDPYPDEVRGTVEAVKSQLGDTPTRFAYQSQGRSGERWLGPTVESAVDELAREGYRYVLVAPIGFLCDHVETLYDIDIELKQYAASRGMHLERMAMLNASSGIVDALVSVLAAHQSSLVQ; encoded by the coding sequence ATGCCCGGATCACGTAGGCCGATTGCTATTCTGTTGATGGCTATGGGAGGACCCGATTCTCTGGAGAACGTTGAACCGTTCTTGCGCGACGTGCGTGGGGGCCGACCGACGCCGCCTGAACTTGTGGGGGAAATTCGTGAGCGATATCGAGTAACGGGTGGAAGATCACCGGCCTTCGGGATCACGAAAGAGGTGGCGAGAAAGCTGGAAGAGCGTTTGAACGAACGAGGCGGTGAACGGTACCGGGTGTATGTTGGGTTGCGGCATTGGCATCCCTTTATTCACGAGACCTATGCTGAACTGCTCGGCGATGACCCTGAACAGGTCATCGGTCTTTGCATGGCGCCCCAACAGTCGTCTTTGAGCACCGGTGCCTATCGGAAGAAAGTGGACGAAGCGCGGGCCTCCCTGCAGAGTACGTGTCCAGTGAGTTACGTTGCCAGTTGGCATCAGCATCCCAAGCTGATCGCCGCAATCGTCGAACATATCCGCGAGGGCTTGCTGAAATTCCCTGCCGACGTGCGAATGAACGTACCGGTTCTCTTTACTGCGCACAGTCTTCCCGAACGGATCGTTGCGATGAAGGATCCCTATCCGGATGAAGTACGGGGAACCGTTGAAGCAGTGAAAAGTCAATTGGGTGATACTCCCACGAGGTTTGCCTATCAGAGTCAAGGGCGGTCGGGAGAGAGATGGTTGGGGCCGACGGTCGAGTCAGCCGTAGACGAGCTGGCTCGAGAAGGGTATCGATACGTGTTGGTGGCCCCCATCGGGTTTCTCTGTGACCATGTGGAAACGCTGTACGACATCGATATTGAGTTGAAGCAGTATGCCGCCAGTCGCGGAATGCATCTCGAGCGTATGGCCATGCTGAATGCCTCTTCGGGGATTGTTGACGCACTGGTATCGGTGTTGGCTGCACACCAATCCTCTCTTGTCCAGTAA
- a CDS encoding acyl-CoA desaturase has protein sequence MSDVRVLHPSKAQHLWFTILRWVDSWAGLEHMKVDGPPRMDWLRCIPIIAVHLMCLGVIWVGWSWTAIAVAIAFYLVRMFAITGWYHRYFSHRTFKTSRACQLAFAILGGSCAQRGPLWWASHHRHHHIASDLPDDVHSPRQGGFLWSHIGWFTSQTHFAPRLKAIADFAKYPELRFLDRFDILVPTATGFAMFGLGRLLEAYAPSLGTNGPQMLIWGFFISTVVLIHGTCTINSLSHVYGSQRYDTGDDSRNNFFLALITLGEGWHNNHHYYPASTSQGFYWWEIDITYYGLKVMEWLGLVWDIRDVPEYVRDGKSKQEAIAV, from the coding sequence ATGTCCGACGTGCGTGTCCTACATCCCAGCAAAGCCCAGCATCTCTGGTTCACTATTCTTCGATGGGTCGATTCCTGGGCGGGACTTGAGCATATGAAGGTCGACGGGCCTCCTCGTATGGACTGGCTCCGCTGTATTCCCATTATCGCAGTCCATTTGATGTGTCTCGGTGTGATTTGGGTGGGATGGAGCTGGACTGCGATCGCCGTCGCAATCGCGTTCTATCTCGTTCGGATGTTTGCCATTACAGGCTGGTATCACCGATATTTTTCCCATCGTACCTTTAAAACTTCGCGGGCCTGCCAACTCGCCTTTGCCATTTTAGGCGGATCTTGCGCCCAGCGCGGACCGCTCTGGTGGGCCAGTCACCACCGCCATCACCATATCGCATCGGATTTACCGGACGATGTCCACTCGCCTCGCCAAGGGGGCTTTCTCTGGTCGCATATCGGATGGTTTACCTCGCAAACACATTTCGCGCCGCGCTTGAAAGCGATAGCGGACTTTGCCAAGTATCCTGAGCTGCGGTTTCTCGATCGATTCGACATCCTGGTCCCCACTGCCACGGGGTTTGCGATGTTCGGTCTGGGCAGACTCCTGGAAGCCTACGCGCCAAGCTTGGGTACCAATGGCCCGCAAATGCTGATTTGGGGGTTCTTTATCTCGACCGTCGTGTTGATTCATGGGACCTGCACAATCAACTCGCTGTCTCATGTGTATGGGTCGCAGCGATACGACACGGGCGACGACAGCCGAAACAATTTTTTCCTCGCGTTGATTACGCTCGGAGAAGGTTGGCACAACAACCATCACTACTATCCGGCCTCAACCAGCCAGGGCTTTTATTGGTGGGAAATCGACATCACCTACTACGGCTTGAAGGTCATGGAGTGGCTCGGTCTCGTCTGGGATATCCGCGATGTTCCAGAATATGTCCGCGACGGGAAGAGCAAGCAGGAAGCCATCGCCGTCTAG
- a CDS encoding DMT family transporter → MPRLALLLTTLIWGATFPATKVVLEQIPPLSFLFLRFCLGAFLVVTGMVLLGFPFRRERSVLRASAIATVWLFLGYLLQTVGLWYTTASNSAFITALYVVFVPLILRRFGRRVWIATTIAMGGLWLLIKPTIAINAGDLLTLGCAVAFAGHIACLERFTREVDAPSLFTWQMVAMAGILFPAMVLERAPAESFAPTTALLVGLGITGGLATGAFAVQMWAQRLIPAQQVALVFASEPVYAAWLSWYFLGESMDLKGWIGSGLIVAAVVIGALAVEPRGAAKSVESLQTA, encoded by the coding sequence ATGCCTCGCTTAGCGCTCCTTCTGACAACTCTCATCTGGGGTGCGACCTTTCCCGCCACCAAAGTCGTGCTGGAGCAAATTCCCCCTCTATCCTTTCTCTTTCTTCGGTTTTGCTTGGGGGCTTTCTTGGTCGTGACCGGGATGGTTCTGTTAGGGTTTCCATTCCGTCGTGAGCGATCGGTTCTTCGGGCCAGCGCCATTGCCACGGTGTGGCTGTTTCTCGGCTATCTGCTTCAGACCGTTGGACTGTGGTATACGACCGCATCGAACTCCGCATTTATTACCGCCCTTTATGTAGTCTTCGTGCCACTCATACTGCGCCGGTTCGGTCGGCGTGTCTGGATCGCGACGACGATCGCGATGGGAGGGCTCTGGCTTTTGATCAAGCCGACGATCGCGATCAATGCTGGTGATCTCCTTACGCTCGGCTGTGCGGTAGCGTTCGCGGGGCACATCGCCTGTCTCGAACGTTTTACTCGTGAAGTGGATGCGCCCTCCTTGTTTACCTGGCAGATGGTAGCGATGGCAGGCATCTTATTTCCTGCGATGGTACTCGAAAGGGCACCGGCTGAGTCATTTGCTCCGACGACGGCGCTCTTGGTGGGCTTAGGAATTACGGGAGGCCTAGCGACGGGGGCATTCGCGGTGCAAATGTGGGCACAGCGGTTGATTCCAGCGCAACAGGTCGCGTTGGTCTTTGCGTCCGAACCAGTCTATGCGGCGTGGCTCTCCTGGTATTTTCTCGGCGAATCAATGGACCTCAAAGGGTGGATTGGAAGTGGATTGATTGTAGCCGCCGTTGTCATCGGCGCGCTTGCGGTCGAGCCGCGTGGAGCAGCGAAGTCGGTTGAGTCCCTGCAGACGGCATAG
- the mazG gene encoding nucleoside triphosphate pyrophosphohydrolase, whose protein sequence is MGTSVDIRAKLHIATTMSESFSKLVRLMATLRAPNGCPWDRKQTHESLKPYLLEEAYEVLDTIDHQDRAKLVEELGDVLLQVIFHSQIAAEAKRFTIDDVIEQLSDKLIRRHPHVFGNGSPDQQPTTAEQVVHRWEDIKRAERQASGRSASILDDIPKTLPALLRAFQVQARAARVGFDWTHDAAGFDQVLSKIEEEIRELRMAVRAPAFEPGANDTSTTSSRQDQITAEFGDVLFSLVNLARFLKVNPEDTLRLATNRFSDRFHYIESQAKAAGRTINELSFADMDRLWEEAKSGRANQPGLSTQTQPSTSTED, encoded by the coding sequence ATGGGCACCTCGGTTGATATCCGAGCCAAGCTTCACATTGCGACGACGATGTCAGAATCGTTCAGCAAACTTGTTCGCTTGATGGCCACATTACGGGCTCCCAATGGGTGTCCCTGGGATCGGAAGCAGACCCATGAGTCACTCAAACCCTACCTGCTCGAAGAAGCCTATGAGGTCCTGGACACGATCGACCACCAAGACCGGGCGAAACTCGTGGAAGAATTGGGCGATGTGCTGCTCCAAGTAATCTTCCACAGTCAAATCGCCGCCGAAGCGAAGCGCTTCACGATCGACGATGTCATCGAACAACTCTCGGACAAGCTGATTCGTCGCCATCCCCATGTCTTCGGAAACGGCTCTCCCGACCAACAGCCAACCACTGCAGAACAGGTCGTGCATCGCTGGGAAGATATCAAACGGGCCGAGCGTCAAGCGTCTGGGCGGTCAGCCTCCATCCTCGACGATATCCCGAAGACGTTGCCGGCCCTGCTCCGAGCCTTTCAAGTCCAAGCACGGGCGGCGCGTGTCGGATTCGACTGGACCCACGATGCGGCCGGATTCGACCAAGTCTTGAGCAAGATCGAAGAGGAAATTCGCGAACTCCGTATGGCGGTGCGAGCGCCTGCGTTCGAGCCAGGTGCGAATGACACCTCCACGACATCATCTCGGCAGGATCAGATTACGGCTGAATTCGGCGATGTGCTTTTCTCGCTCGTCAATCTGGCTCGGTTTCTCAAGGTGAATCCGGAGGATACGCTTCGCCTGGCGACAAACCGCTTCTCGGACCGATTCCATTACATCGAAAGTCAGGCGAAGGCCGCCGGGCGGACCATCAACGAGTTGTCCTTCGCTGACATGGACCGCCTCTGGGAAGAAGCCAAAAGCGGTCGCGCCAATCAGCCGGGACTGTCGACACAGACGCAGCCATCAACCAGCACGGAAGACTGA